A region from the Flavobacteriales bacterium genome encodes:
- a CDS encoding ABC transporter permease → MFDREKWGEVFQSIGKNKMRTVLTGFAVFWGIFMLIILLGLGSGLQNGFSQGFANTATNSISIWGGETSKPWNGLPANREIQLDEDDVVTLRNSIPGLEHISGSYRVWRGASQVQYGKNYGSYDINGIVSENQLLQRQTVVEGRFINEVDEQEARKVIVIAEDARKELFKEEPYLNEWVNVNGVPFQVVGLYKFENAGEGGMMRRSPVFIPLSCAQKVFNANREIRQIMFSFSDDSPQGAAMAEERARHTLARNHNFDPTDDRALWLENNVENVGTFNQVFGFIKLFIWAVGIGSLVAGIVGIGNIMLIVVKDRTREIGIRKAMGATPANVIGQIMLEALFVTILFGYFGLAIAVLILEGMAMAIPGNPYFANPTIDFATALYALAAMIAAGALAGYFPARRAAAIKPIEALRDE, encoded by the coding sequence ATGTTCGATAGGGAAAAATGGGGTGAGGTCTTCCAGAGCATCGGGAAGAACAAGATGCGCACGGTGCTCACGGGGTTCGCCGTGTTCTGGGGCATCTTCATGCTCATCATTCTGCTTGGCCTGGGCAGTGGTCTGCAGAACGGGTTCAGCCAGGGATTCGCCAACACGGCCACCAACAGCATCAGCATCTGGGGCGGCGAAACGAGCAAGCCGTGGAACGGGCTGCCGGCCAACCGGGAGATCCAATTGGACGAGGATGACGTTGTCACGTTGCGCAATTCGATACCCGGGCTTGAGCACATCAGCGGCAGTTACCGGGTGTGGCGCGGGGCCAGCCAGGTGCAGTACGGCAAGAACTACGGCAGCTACGACATCAACGGCATCGTGAGCGAAAACCAGTTGTTGCAGAGGCAGACCGTGGTGGAGGGAAGGTTCATCAACGAGGTGGACGAACAGGAAGCACGGAAGGTCATCGTCATTGCCGAAGACGCCCGCAAGGAGCTCTTCAAGGAAGAGCCTTACTTGAACGAATGGGTGAACGTGAACGGTGTGCCGTTCCAGGTGGTGGGCCTGTACAAGTTCGAGAACGCCGGAGAGGGCGGGATGATGCGTCGCAGTCCCGTGTTCATACCGCTCAGCTGTGCGCAGAAGGTCTTCAACGCCAACCGCGAGATCAGGCAGATCATGTTCAGCTTCTCCGACGACAGCCCGCAAGGCGCGGCCATGGCCGAGGAACGGGCCCGCCACACCCTGGCCCGCAACCACAACTTCGACCCCACGGACGATCGTGCGCTGTGGCTGGAGAACAATGTGGAGAACGTGGGCACCTTCAACCAGGTCTTCGGCTTCATCAAGCTCTTCATCTGGGCGGTGGGCATCGGCAGTCTCGTGGCCGGCATCGTGGGCATCGGCAACATCATGCTCATCGTGGTAAAGGACCGTACGCGCGAGATCGGCATCCGGAAAGCGATGGGCGCCACACCCGCCAACGTCATCGGGCAGATCATGCTGGAAGCGCTCTTCGTGACGATCCTCTTCGGCTATTTCGGTCTGGCGATCGCGGTGCTCATCCTGGAAGGCATGGCCATGGCCATTCCCGGCAATCCCTATTTCGCCAACCCCACCATCGATTTCGCCACGGCACTGTACGCGCTGGCGGCCATGATCGCGGCGGGCGCACTGGCCGGCTATTTCCCGGCGCGCAGGGCTGCGGCCATCAAACCCATCGAAGCGCTCCGCGACGAATAA
- a CDS encoding ABC transporter ATP-binding protein, protein MLELKSIRKAYITGNNVLQVLKGIDLTINKGEMVSIMGQSGSGKSTLLNIIGILDEYDSGEYMLDGTLIKSQSETEYAQLRSKYIGFIFQSFNLIAFKNALENVALPLYYQGLSRRKRNEQALAMLESVGLKDWAMHMPNELSGGQKQRVAIARALVANPKIILADEPTGALDSKTSQEVMELLKHVNTDLGMTVVIVTHDAEVARNTQRTIRLKDGLIESHNYDHAILQSDVR, encoded by the coding sequence ATGCTCGAACTGAAGTCCATCCGCAAAGCCTACATCACGGGCAACAACGTATTGCAAGTGCTCAAGGGCATCGACCTCACCATCAACAAGGGTGAGATGGTGAGCATCATGGGCCAGAGCGGCAGCGGAAAGAGCACCCTGCTGAACATCATCGGCATCCTGGACGAGTACGACAGTGGCGAATACATGCTGGACGGCACGCTCATCAAGAGCCAGAGCGAAACGGAGTACGCGCAGTTGCGCAGCAAGTACATCGGTTTCATCTTCCAGAGCTTCAACCTCATCGCCTTCAAGAACGCGCTGGAGAACGTGGCACTGCCGCTGTACTACCAAGGCTTGAGCCGCCGCAAACGCAACGAACAGGCCTTGGCCATGCTCGAAAGCGTTGGGCTGAAGGACTGGGCCATGCACATGCCCAACGAACTGAGCGGCGGCCAGAAACAGCGCGTGGCCATTGCACGTGCACTGGTGGCCAACCCGAAGATCATCCTGGCCGATGAGCCCACCGGCGCCCTGGACAGCAAGACCAGTCAGGAGGTGATGGAGCTGTTGAAGCATGTGAACACCGACCTGGGCATGACGGTGGTGATCGTGACGCACGACGCCGAAGTGGCGCGGAACACCCAGCGCACCATCCGCCTGAAGGACGGTCTGATCGAAAGCCACAACTACGACCACGCCATACTCCAGAGCGATGTTCGATAG
- a CDS encoding TIGR01777 family protein produces the protein MKTKVILAGGTGTMGHILQDHYAARGHEVVVLTRRPAVQQNPGVRMVQWDGRTPGAWAAELEHASVVVNLAGRSVDCRYDQRNKDLILNSRVEATRVLGEVIARCAVPPPLWINLSSATVYRHAEDRPMDEATGELGTDFSPQVVLAWEKEFFKHPRTGVRQVAVRCAMVFSKGGGAFPRFAGLVRVGLGGHHGSGTQYVSWVHEADVAHFFQWLADTPVVDGIINLAAPHPLPERELMKALRHRLKPVVAFNIPEWMLGIGAFFLRTETELVLKSRRVVPARALALGYTFKHEHIHSALGDLLRAQNPMP, from the coding sequence ATGAAAACCAAAGTCATCCTCGCTGGCGGCACGGGTACCATGGGCCACATCCTGCAAGACCACTACGCCGCGCGCGGACATGAAGTGGTGGTGCTCACCCGCCGACCGGCCGTGCAACAGAACCCTGGTGTCCGCATGGTGCAATGGGATGGCCGTACGCCGGGTGCTTGGGCCGCGGAACTCGAACATGCATCTGTTGTCGTCAACCTCGCCGGTCGCAGCGTGGACTGCCGCTACGACCAGCGCAACAAGGACCTCATCCTGAACAGCCGAGTGGAGGCAACGCGGGTGCTGGGCGAAGTGATCGCTCGATGCGCGGTTCCGCCCCCGCTGTGGATCAACCTCAGCAGCGCCACCGTTTACCGCCACGCCGAGGATCGGCCCATGGATGAAGCGACCGGCGAGTTGGGCACCGACTTCAGCCCGCAAGTGGTGCTGGCCTGGGAAAAGGAGTTCTTCAAGCATCCTCGTACCGGGGTAAGGCAGGTCGCGGTGCGATGCGCCATGGTGTTCAGCAAAGGCGGTGGTGCCTTCCCGCGGTTCGCTGGGCTGGTGCGCGTGGGATTGGGCGGGCACCACGGCAGCGGCACACAATACGTGAGCTGGGTGCACGAGGCCGATGTTGCGCACTTCTTCCAATGGCTCGCGGATACGCCTGTGGTTGACGGCATCATCAACCTGGCCGCCCCCCACCCGTTGCCGGAACGTGAACTGATGAAGGCTCTGCGCCATCGACTGAAACCCGTTGTGGCGTTCAACATCCCTGAATGGATGCTCGGCATCGGGGCCTTTTTCCTGCGCACGGAAACAGAGCTTGTCCTGAAAAGCCGTCGTGTGGTGCCCGCACGCGCACTGGCCCTGGGCTACACCTTCAAGCACGAACACATCCACAGCGCTCTGGGCGACCTCCTGCGCGCACAAAACCCAATGCCATGA
- a CDS encoding ABC transporter permease encodes MFDSERWNEVMMTLRRNKLRSFLTMLGVAWGIFMLVVMLGMGNGLKRAVMSGFDGFASNCCFIWTMPTTKPYAGFQRGRRFNFDNEDIRLIRDQVPGIKICSPQLQLGGWQGGNNVNYKGKTAAFSIYGAEPEVLGVEAVRLVEGRFLNHADLREERKVCAIGMQVVERLFDKEDPIGKYIRINGVYFQVVGLMKKKSSAEMGDNPEAKIYVPFTTFQKAFNSINMVHWFSIVGEDGEDVARIQKDVKLLMARKHRIDPTDDNAFGSFNLAEIYGSMQMLFGFIAFVSWVVGICSLLAGVIGIGNIMLISIKERTKEIGIRRSIGATPRIITGQIMQEAITLIFIAGYSGLLAAVGVLEGTRAAVGDSSDFFKNPGVDISVAIVAFVVLILSGLLAGYLPARRALSIKAVDALRAE; translated from the coding sequence ATGTTCGATAGCGAACGCTGGAACGAAGTGATGATGACACTGCGGCGCAACAAGCTCCGCAGCTTCCTCACCATGCTCGGTGTGGCCTGGGGCATCTTCATGCTGGTGGTGATGCTGGGCATGGGCAACGGCCTGAAGCGTGCGGTGATGAGCGGCTTCGACGGCTTCGCGAGCAACTGCTGCTTCATCTGGACAATGCCCACCACGAAACCTTACGCCGGTTTCCAACGTGGGCGCCGGTTCAATTTCGACAACGAGGACATCCGGTTGATACGCGATCAGGTGCCCGGCATCAAGATCTGTTCGCCCCAACTGCAGTTGGGCGGATGGCAAGGCGGCAACAACGTCAACTACAAGGGCAAGACCGCGGCCTTCAGCATCTACGGGGCCGAACCCGAAGTGCTGGGCGTGGAAGCCGTGCGACTGGTCGAAGGCCGTTTCCTGAACCATGCCGACCTGCGCGAGGAGCGCAAGGTCTGCGCCATCGGCATGCAGGTGGTGGAGCGCCTCTTCGACAAGGAGGATCCCATAGGCAAGTACATCCGCATCAACGGCGTGTACTTCCAGGTGGTGGGCCTGATGAAGAAGAAGAGCAGCGCCGAGATGGGCGACAATCCCGAGGCGAAGATCTACGTGCCGTTCACCACGTTCCAGAAAGCCTTCAACAGCATCAACATGGTGCACTGGTTCAGCATCGTGGGCGAGGACGGGGAGGACGTGGCGCGCATACAGAAGGACGTCAAGCTCCTCATGGCGCGCAAGCACCGCATCGACCCCACGGACGACAACGCGTTCGGCAGTTTCAACCTGGCCGAGATCTACGGAAGCATGCAGATGCTCTTCGGTTTCATCGCCTTCGTGAGCTGGGTGGTGGGCATCTGCTCCCTGCTGGCCGGGGTGATCGGCATCGGGAACATCATGCTCATCAGCATCAAGGAACGCACGAAGGAGATCGGCATCCGTCGCAGCATCGGTGCCACGCCCCGGATCATCACCGGCCAGATCATGCAGGAAGCGATAACGCTCATTTTCATTGCCGGCTATTCCGGTTTGTTGGCGGCCGTCGGTGTCCTGGAAGGAACGCGTGCCGCCGTGGGCGACAGCAGCGACTTCTTCAAGAACCCCGGTGTTGACATCAGCGTGGCCATCGTGGCCTTCGTTGTCCTCATCCTCTCCGGCCTGTTGGCCGGTTACCTGCCTGCGCGCAGGGCGTTGTCCATCAAAGCTGTTGACGCATTACGAGCTGAATAA